One window from the genome of Erwinia sorbitola encodes:
- the rhaT gene encoding L-rhamnose/proton symporter RhaT codes for MSEAIVSGIMWHLVGAASAACFYAPFKKVRNWSWETMWSVGGIMSWILLPWAVSAILLPNFWAYYSSFSLSQLMPVFLFGAMWGIGNINYGLTMRYLGMSMGIGIAIGITLVVGTLMTPLIQGRFVELFSSAGGRMTLLGVLVALVGVAIVSRAGLLKERAMGITAEEFNLKKGLVLAVLCGIFSAGMSFAMDAARPMHEAAAALGIDPLYVALPSYVVIMGGGALVNLGFCFIRLATQANLSVKADFSVVKSVLIANVALSLLGGTMWYLQFFFYAWGHARIPAQYDFVSWMLHMSFYVLCGGLVGLILKEWNNVGRKPVGVLSVGCFVIILAANIVGMGMVS; via the coding sequence ATGAGTGAAGCCATCGTCTCGGGAATTATGTGGCATCTGGTGGGGGCTGCCAGCGCCGCCTGCTTCTATGCACCGTTTAAGAAAGTCCGTAACTGGTCATGGGAAACCATGTGGTCGGTGGGGGGGATCATGTCATGGATCCTGCTCCCCTGGGCGGTCAGCGCCATTCTGCTGCCAAACTTCTGGGCCTATTACAGTTCATTCTCACTGTCGCAGCTGATGCCGGTGTTCCTGTTTGGCGCCATGTGGGGGATCGGTAACATTAACTACGGCCTCACTATGCGCTACCTCGGCATGTCGATGGGCATTGGCATCGCCATCGGCATCACGCTGGTGGTGGGAACGCTGATGACCCCGCTGATCCAGGGGCGCTTTGTTGAGCTGTTCAGCTCCGCCGGAGGGCGCATGACGCTGCTTGGCGTACTGGTGGCGCTTGTCGGGGTGGCGATTGTCTCCCGGGCGGGGCTGTTAAAAGAGCGGGCGATGGGGATCACCGCCGAAGAGTTCAACCTGAAGAAAGGGCTGGTGTTAGCGGTACTCTGCGGGATCTTCTCTGCCGGTATGTCATTCGCGATGGATGCAGCCAGGCCGATGCATGAAGCCGCAGCCGCGCTGGGTATCGATCCACTCTACGTGGCATTACCCAGCTATGTGGTGATAATGGGCGGCGGCGCGCTGGTTAACCTCGGCTTCTGTTTTATACGCCTGGCAACTCAAGCGAACCTGTCGGTGAAGGCGGACTTCTCCGTGGTGAAATCGGTGCTGATAGCTAACGTCGCACTGTCGCTGCTCGGCGGCACCATGTGGTATTTACAGTTCTTCTTCTATGCCTGGGGTCATGCGCGTATCCCTGCTCAGTATGACTTCGTCAGCTGGATGCTGCATATGAGCTTCTATGTACTGTGCGGCGGTCTGGTCGGGCTGATTCTGAAAGAGTGGAATAACGTGGGGCGTAAGCCAGTAGGTGTATTGAGCGTTGGCTGTTTTGTGATAATCCTGGCGGCCAACATTGTCGGTATGGGTATGGTCTCCTGA
- the rhaR gene encoding HTH-type transcriptional activator RhaR encodes MTAPLRLAKADYLPSEQMPVAVAERTSQPSFPPHVHEFNEIVLVWRGNGLHVMNDRPWLVTCGDIFYISASDCHSYESVNELALDNIIYCPERFQLSLDWQQLLPPADSSAWRLTTRGMALARGVIQQLEQESRKSDVLSRQLTEALFLQLALVLKRHRYASDRAWQMPEGEQLDLLMAAIQGQIALPFDLATFCAQHQLSERALKQLFRQQTGMTVGHYLRQLQLCQAKHLLRTSECLIGEVAARCGFDDSNYFSVVFTRETGMTPSGWRQRFVRSPQLHTGSEKA; translated from the coding sequence GTGACTGCTCCCCTGCGGCTGGCAAAAGCTGATTATTTACCGTCGGAACAGATGCCTGTAGCGGTGGCGGAACGCACCTCTCAACCCTCCTTTCCGCCTCACGTTCATGAATTTAATGAGATTGTGCTGGTATGGCGCGGTAACGGCCTGCATGTGATGAATGACCGGCCCTGGCTGGTCACCTGCGGGGATATCTTCTATATCAGCGCCAGTGACTGCCACAGCTATGAATCGGTAAATGAGCTGGCGCTGGATAATATTATCTACTGCCCGGAGCGCTTTCAGTTAAGCCTGGACTGGCAGCAGCTGCTGCCACCAGCTGACTCCTCCGCCTGGCGTTTAACCACGCGAGGTATGGCACTGGCACGCGGTGTGATCCAGCAGCTGGAGCAGGAGAGCCGCAAAAGTGATGTACTGTCGCGCCAGCTCACCGAAGCCCTGTTTTTGCAGCTGGCATTAGTGCTCAAGCGCCATCGCTATGCTTCCGACCGCGCCTGGCAAATGCCTGAAGGTGAACAGCTCGATCTGTTGATGGCGGCGATTCAGGGACAGATTGCTCTGCCGTTCGATCTCGCCACTTTTTGCGCGCAGCATCAGCTGTCAGAACGTGCGTTAAAACAGCTTTTTCGTCAGCAAACCGGGATGACCGTTGGTCACTATTTACGGCAGTTACAGCTGTGCCAGGCAAAACATCTGCTGCGCACCAGCGAATGTCTGATCGGTGAAGTCGCTGCACGCTGCGGCTTTGACGACAGTAACTACTTTTCCGTGGTGTTTACCCGCGAAACGGGCATGACGCCCAGCGGCTGGCGTCAGCGATTTGTGCGCAGCCCGCAGTTACACACAGGATCTGAAAAAGCATAA